One window of Leifsonia sp. AK011 genomic DNA carries:
- the nhaA gene encoding Na+/H+ antiporter NhaA, with protein MTQLTIIQRSPDPLEPHNHQRKHASIADKLRSLGEVRLGAILLLLATVIAVVWANIPGDSYHRFWETHVMIGVEDLQFEFSLHALVNDALMAIFFFSVGLEVRREFAIGELTKWSRAVVPVGAAIAGLAIPALIFVLFNLNSGELHAWGVVISTDTAFLVGALALIGPRAPGRLRLFLLTLAVVDDIGALTIIAFVYTANFSPLPLLIAAVGLAGIFFTRYLQRGRGPIYVTLAIIVWLAFLASGVHPTLAGVAIALLVPVYRPDRRDVEQALDLAHMFRQSPNSEYARLAANSLRESISINERLQSAYAPYIAFVILPLFALANAGVLINGEILTAALQSPITWGVVVGLVVGKLVGVFGASALIKRLGWGEFGPGLTLGRIAGGAALCGIGFTISLFIVDLAIEDADAQNEARVGVLAASVIAFVLGAIIFRITDGSRADEEVGAVLVRPVDPKRDHIVGPVDAPFTLVEYGDYQCSFCSKASGAIDELRGMLGDDLRYVWRHAPLVDFHPNAIAGAEAAEAAGLQGQFYPYGRTLFADQENQMPKDILRRASDLGLDVDRFAEDLRSSEVAARVRDDILDAEAMDITAVPTFFVNGRRHVGPYDAQSLARALQATAPSST; from the coding sequence ATGACCCAGCTCACGATCATCCAGCGCTCGCCGGATCCGCTCGAACCGCACAACCACCAGCGCAAGCACGCCTCCATCGCCGACAAGCTGCGTTCGCTGGGCGAGGTGCGGCTCGGCGCCATCCTGCTGCTGCTCGCCACGGTCATCGCGGTCGTGTGGGCGAACATCCCCGGCGACTCCTACCACCGGTTCTGGGAGACGCACGTGATGATCGGCGTCGAGGACCTGCAGTTCGAGTTCTCGTTGCACGCCCTCGTGAACGACGCCCTCATGGCGATCTTCTTCTTCTCGGTGGGTCTCGAGGTGCGCCGCGAGTTCGCGATCGGCGAGCTCACCAAGTGGTCCCGCGCGGTGGTGCCGGTCGGCGCCGCGATCGCAGGACTTGCCATCCCCGCCCTGATCTTCGTGTTGTTCAACCTGAACTCGGGCGAGCTGCACGCGTGGGGTGTCGTGATCTCGACAGACACCGCGTTCCTCGTGGGTGCGCTCGCGCTCATCGGTCCGCGCGCTCCCGGGCGCCTGCGCCTCTTCCTCCTCACGCTCGCCGTGGTCGACGACATCGGTGCGCTCACCATCATCGCGTTCGTCTACACCGCCAACTTCTCGCCACTGCCGCTGCTGATTGCCGCAGTCGGCCTCGCGGGCATCTTCTTCACGCGCTACCTGCAGCGGGGGCGCGGGCCCATCTACGTCACCCTGGCGATCATCGTGTGGCTCGCATTCCTGGCATCCGGCGTGCATCCGACCCTTGCAGGCGTCGCGATCGCGCTGCTCGTTCCCGTGTATCGACCCGATCGGAGGGACGTCGAACAGGCGCTCGACCTGGCGCACATGTTCCGGCAGTCGCCGAACTCGGAGTATGCGAGGCTCGCGGCCAACAGCCTGCGCGAGTCGATCTCGATCAACGAGCGACTCCAGTCGGCCTACGCGCCCTACATCGCGTTCGTGATCCTCCCCCTGTTCGCGCTTGCGAACGCTGGAGTGCTGATCAACGGCGAGATCCTCACCGCGGCACTCCAGTCGCCGATCACGTGGGGTGTCGTCGTGGGGCTCGTCGTGGGCAAGCTCGTCGGTGTCTTCGGTGCGTCGGCGTTGATCAAACGTCTGGGGTGGGGCGAGTTCGGCCCGGGCCTCACCCTCGGACGCATCGCCGGTGGCGCAGCGCTCTGCGGTATCGGCTTCACGATCTCGCTGTTCATCGTCGACCTCGCGATCGAGGATGCGGACGCGCAGAACGAGGCGCGAGTGGGAGTGCTCGCGGCATCCGTCATCGCCTTCGTGCTCGGCGCGATCATCTTCAGGATCACCGACGGCAGCCGTGCAGACGAGGAGGTGGGAGCCGTGCTCGTGCGACCTGTCGACCCGAAGCGCGACCACATCGTCGGGCCCGTCGATGCACCGTTCACCCTTGTCGAGTACGGCGACTACCAGTGCTCGTTCTGTTCGAAGGCATCGGGCGCGATCGACGAACTGCGCGGGATGCTCGGCGACGACCTGCGCTACGTGTGGCGTCACGCACCCCTCGTCGACTTCCACCCCAACGCGATCGCGGGCGCGGAGGCAGCCGAGGCCGCCGGACTGCAGGGGCAGTTCTACCCGTACGGCCGCACCCTCTTCGCCGACCAGGAGAACCAGATGCCGAAGGACATCCTCCGGCGCGCGAGCGATCTCGGCCTCGACGTGGATCGCTTCGCCGAGGACCTGCGCTCGTCGGAGGTGGCGGCCCGGGTTCGCGACGACATCCTGGATGCCGAGGCCATGGACATCACGGCGGTTCCGACGTTCTTCGTCAACGGTCGCCGCCACGTCGGCCCGTACGACGCACAGTCGCTTGCGAGGGCGCTGCAGGCGACGGCGCCCAGTTCCACCTAG
- a CDS encoding thioesterase family protein → MHLLFRTILHMLRSRRASALDATSVSRIRLRVLPTDLDVLGHMNNGVYLSIMDLGRMDLLVRTGSWKRLNALGMYPVMANETISFRKSLQPWQRFDLETRIVGIDERAVYCEQRFVVDGEIYAQAMTRGRFLRKGGGVVSIEDLTRLLEVDAAHFPPPEWVKRWAADVALPSTRAEAPSIWD, encoded by the coding sequence GTGCATCTCCTCTTCCGCACCATCCTCCACATGCTGCGCAGCCGCCGGGCCAGCGCACTGGATGCCACGTCGGTCAGTCGCATCCGCCTGCGTGTGCTCCCCACCGACCTCGACGTGCTCGGCCACATGAACAACGGCGTGTACCTGTCGATCATGGATCTCGGCCGCATGGATCTGCTCGTGCGCACGGGGTCGTGGAAGCGCCTGAACGCCCTCGGCATGTACCCGGTGATGGCCAACGAGACGATCTCGTTCCGCAAGTCGCTCCAGCCTTGGCAGCGCTTCGACCTCGAGACGCGCATCGTCGGGATCGATGAGCGCGCCGTCTACTGCGAGCAGCGTTTCGTCGTGGACGGCGAGATCTACGCGCAGGCGATGACGCGCGGCCGCTTCCTCCGCAAGGGCGGTGGCGTCGTGAGCATCGAGGACCTCACGCGCCTGCTCGAGGTGGATGCCGCGCACTTCCCGCCGCCCGAATGGGTGAAGCGATGGGCAGCCGACGTCGCCCTGCCGAGCACCCGCGCCGAGGCCCCCAGCATCTGGGACTGA
- a CDS encoding DUF4190 domain-containing protein, with amino-acid sequence MSDVTPPASAPVPPAPAAPAASDGKTLGIVALVSVFFISLLGLILGFVARGQSKKAGVKNTPATVAIVLGFIFLALTILWIVIAVAGFSALVSQCAELGTGVHTLDNGVTVTCG; translated from the coding sequence ATGAGTGACGTGACACCTCCCGCATCCGCACCCGTACCTCCCGCCCCAGCTGCGCCCGCAGCGTCCGACGGCAAGACCCTCGGCATCGTCGCTCTGGTCTCCGTCTTCTTCATCTCCCTACTCGGCCTGATCCTCGGTTTCGTGGCTCGTGGCCAGTCCAAGAAGGCCGGGGTCAAGAACACCCCCGCGACCGTTGCGATCGTGCTCGGTTTCATCTTCCTCGCCCTCACCATCCTGTGGATCGTCATTGCGGTGGCCGGCTTCTCGGCCCTCGTCAGCCAGTGTGCGGAACTGGGCACTGGCGTCCACACGCTCGACAACGGCGTGACCGTCACCTGCGGCTGA
- a CDS encoding 6-phosphofructokinase, whose product MSIGILTSGGDCPGLNAVIRGAVLKGIQIYGKEFVGFKDGWRGVVDGDVIPLERKDIQGIAKQGGTILGTSRTNPFEGDGGPERVKENMERLGVDSLIAIGGEGTLAAAKRLTDAGINIVGVPKTVDNDLSATDYTFGFDTATQIATDAMDRLRTTGDSHGRCMVAEVMGRHVGWIALHSGMAAGAHAILIPEQRTSMDQIIEWVQSARNRGRAPLVVVAEGFKLDTMDDAHSERGLDAFGRPRLGGIGDVLAPEIEARTGIETRATTLGHIQRGGTPTAYDRVLATRYGMAAVDSVVHNRWGRMVSLSGTTITHVAFEDALGKLNTVPQSRYDEAAILFG is encoded by the coding sequence ATGAGCATTGGCATCCTCACGAGTGGCGGCGACTGTCCCGGGCTGAACGCGGTGATCCGCGGCGCGGTCCTCAAGGGCATCCAGATCTACGGCAAGGAGTTCGTCGGTTTCAAGGACGGCTGGCGTGGAGTGGTCGACGGGGATGTCATTCCCCTCGAGCGCAAGGACATCCAGGGCATCGCGAAGCAGGGTGGCACCATCCTCGGCACGAGCCGCACGAACCCGTTCGAGGGCGACGGCGGGCCGGAGCGCGTCAAGGAGAACATGGAGCGCCTCGGGGTCGACTCGCTCATCGCGATCGGCGGTGAGGGCACACTCGCCGCGGCCAAGCGCCTGACGGACGCCGGCATCAACATCGTCGGTGTTCCCAAGACCGTGGACAACGACCTCTCCGCCACCGACTACACCTTCGGCTTCGACACCGCCACGCAGATCGCGACCGACGCCATGGACCGCCTCCGCACGACGGGCGACTCTCACGGTCGCTGCATGGTTGCCGAGGTCATGGGTCGCCACGTGGGATGGATCGCCCTCCACTCCGGCATGGCCGCCGGTGCCCACGCGATCCTCATCCCCGAGCAGCGCACGAGCATGGACCAGATCATCGAGTGGGTGCAGTCCGCTCGCAATCGTGGTCGCGCACCTCTAGTTGTCGTCGCCGAGGGCTTCAAGCTCGACACGATGGATGACGCGCACTCCGAGCGCGGACTCGACGCCTTCGGTCGTCCGCGCCTCGGCGGCATCGGTGACGTGCTCGCCCCCGAGATCGAGGCTCGTACGGGAATCGAGACGCGCGCCACGACGCTCGGCCACATCCAGCGTGGTGGGACCCCCACCGCCTACGACCGCGTGCTCGCCACCCGCTACGGCATGGCCGCCGTCGACTCCGTCGTGCACAACCGCTGGGGCCGCATGGTCTCGCTGAGCGGCACGACCATCACGCACGTGGCCTTCGAGGACGCACTGGGCAAGCTCAACACGGTGCCCCAGTCGCGCTACGACGAGGCCGCGATCCTCTTCGGGTAG